A part of Candidatus Binatus sp. genomic DNA contains:
- a CDS encoding SPOR domain-containing protein codes for MRFELKFGGAFVILVGLFTLSGAVFLLGLYAGYQMAWQNQPALNQISSTYPLPSAPAGASTPASAMTPAAVTSPAVASGAPIKPIAPRAAASIAPAIAAPAIPPAPIPRATAGAIARAKPPAIAPAAKPPPADEGDDETDAADSGFERPAPPTSSSAAAGGRPGHKPFNIQIEAVMDKSGADEMVARLRGLGYNAQESTTNLGGQTWYRVRVGPYNSEDEARSAEQKLRDQYKHAFAPR; via the coding sequence ATGCGATTCGAACTGAAGTTTGGCGGTGCGTTTGTAATCCTCGTCGGACTTTTCACGCTGTCGGGCGCGGTGTTTCTGCTCGGTCTCTACGCGGGATACCAGATGGCGTGGCAGAATCAGCCCGCGCTGAATCAGATTTCGAGCACGTATCCGCTACCGAGTGCGCCAGCCGGCGCCAGTACGCCGGCGTCGGCGATGACGCCCGCCGCGGTGACGTCGCCCGCGGTCGCGAGCGGCGCACCGATTAAGCCGATCGCGCCGCGCGCAGCCGCATCGATTGCTCCTGCGATCGCTGCACCCGCGATTCCGCCGGCGCCGATACCGCGCGCAACGGCTGGCGCAATCGCGCGCGCCAAACCGCCGGCAATCGCGCCCGCCGCAAAACCGCCGCCTGCTGACGAAGGCGACGATGAAACCGACGCTGCCGATTCGGGTTTCGAGCGGCCCGCGCCGCCGACGTCGTCGAGCGCGGCGGCCGGTGGGCGGCCGGGTCACAAGCCGTTCAATATCCAGATCGAAGCAGTGATGGACAAATCCGGCGCCGACGAAATGGTCGCGCGGCTGCGCGGCCTCGGCTACAACGCGCAGGAATCCACCACCAATCTGGGGGGGCAGACCTGGTACCGCGTGCGCGTCGGACCGTACAACAGCGAAGATGAAGCGCGCTCCGCGGAACAGAAGCTGCGCGATCAATACAAGCACGCGTTCGCTCCACGCTAA